Within Spinacia oleracea cultivar Varoflay chromosome 4, BTI_SOV_V1, whole genome shotgun sequence, the genomic segment ACCAATAAAATTTAAggaataaaaatgccaactcattaatccatccaaacttaaaccaaccaatgagactacaaggttttttattgataaaccaatagaattacaaagttaaaattacaaggaagagattaaaaaggaaataaaagaaatagGAAGATTATTTTGGGACACTAAAACAGGAAATGGGAATAATATTTAgattcggagggagtatcattcaaCCAACACGAGGAAGGGACACATAAATTATATCGAatacaaaatatataaattGAAGGATAGAAAATTCAGACCGGAGTAATGAGTGCATGGAAAGTGGGAGGCGGTGAAATTGAAAAGAGGGGAGTAAAAGAGGGGGTGAGAAAACGGATGATTTCACGCAAAACTTTCAATAGTTTGGTCAACTTTAGTATTTTGACTATTTTCTAAACTTTTCATGATGTAACGTTATTTTCGTTACACCCTTCGCTTCTTCTGTTCCTACACTCACGCTCATCTTCCTTCCTTCTTTTTGCATTACATCAATTAATCCAATTTACTAATCCCCATTTTCACAACATAGTATTTTATATTATCTTTAATTAATTCTCCgagtttaattattaatttaattgaaaGTTAGAAGGTGTAATCATGGATGAAGAGTACGATGTAATTGTTCTTGGCACTGGCCTTAAGGAATGCATTCTCAGTGGTCTTCTTTCCGTCGATGGCCTTAAAgtatttctctctctcctttcaaCTTCAAATTAGCTTCATTTTAATTTTACCTATGATTTAAACTCAAAATTCATATATAGATCGAGAAAAAAAATGTAAGTGATTAGATAGGAAAATGTGACATTTCTTATTTCTTACAAGAAAGTTGTTTTTCATCTTAAGGAAAGTTACTTTCCACCATTtacaaaacaaacaaaggaaatgataaaatggtttttccggaaaagtgttttcttacaatatttagttgtcgcaatcctaGTGTCAGATCCTAAATGTCTAAATGGTACATATATGCGCTATGTATAATAGgttgtacttcctccattttttttaattgcaccatctgagATTTCACGCTTTacaatgcactattttaaccactaatatctctcattatacatttgaaaaaattataaaatttgaaagtatatttcgagacgaatctaacaagatcccacatgaatatatctttccttacatataaatcataaaaaataaCTATTTGAGAATATGGTAATAGTgctaaaaccaagatggtgcaattattaaaaaatagagaaagtataagttaaatattttagttttcaattacgttcatgacacataagcatgcaaGTTGCAACCTTTACCTTATAAAATTACTCGGCTTTTCTTTGTTAAAGTGAGATCTAATAACGGGGTGTTTGTTTTTTGTGGATGAATCAAAATCAAGCAATACAAAAAATCTGAATTAAGTTGGATAAAATGAGCATTTGAAGATTCAAATCTTTCCTTTTTGGACTTGAAACAGGTTTTACACATGGACAGGAATGACTACTATGGAGGAGCTTCCACTTCTCTCAATCTTAATCAGGTGTGTTTCCATTGCACCTTCAGAATATCCGCCCCTTAAACATTGCTCCGTTTGCCATTTTAGTCTGTACTAAAAAGATGGTTCCATTCGTATTCTACATTAACTTAATCCGAGCCCAAGTCTTGTACAATTGTATTATGGATCAAGTATAATGAGTTTAAATCTTTTGAAGTATACTTTACCTGATACTGAATGCATTTCCCCTGTgcaccacaacaacaacaacaacaataataataataataataataataataataataatagtcagAGGAGTGGAgacccagattgtatctcggcttcccactatctatttgtaaaatatttgactttgttagcatttgatttattgttataataataataataataataataataataataataataacaataaataatattttctaCTGCTTGTGAAATAGCTTTGGAAACGCTTTAGGGGCGAAGACACCCCTCCAGAAAGCTTAGGTCCAAGCAAGGAGTACAATGTTGACATGATACCTAAGGTAAGGTACCATATATTGTTGTTTTTACTAAATATATATGTCACACCATTTCATGtcattatatatgtatatgtttgTTATGCAGTTCATGATGGCGAATGAAGTATTGGTTCGTATACTGATCCACACTGATGTCACTAAATATCTTAGTTTTAAGGCAGTGGATGGTAGCTTTGTGTACAACAAGAGCAAGGTACATTCTCTCGGTATTATGTTGTTTTTCAGGAAATATTAATACTATATTACAAAGTATAAAGTGGTGAATCATTCATTATCTGAAATGTTTGTTGCAGGTTTACAAGGTGCCTGCTACAGATGTTGAAGCTCTGAAGTCTCCTTTGATGGGACTTTTTGAAAAGAGACGAGCTAGAAAGTTCTTTATTTACGTACAAGATTATGAAGATAATGATCCCAAGTCTCACGAAGGGCTGGACTTGAACAAAATTACTGCAAGAGATCTTATTTCGTATGATTTCTTCCTTTAATTTATATCAGTTCAACTTTGATCCAGGAATGTTTGGTTTCTGATATTGATGATGTTGTTTGTACATTGAAGCACAATCGCCTTATTCTAGCCTAATCAATGTTATTTTGTTGTAGAAAATATGGGCTAGAGGATGATACAATCGATTTCATTGGTCATGCCTTGGCACTTTATCTGGATGATAGTTACTTGGATCAACCTGCCATAGATTTCGTCAAGAGAATGAAGGTGACTTCCCATTACCGAAAACTAATCTACTCATCTTTTATGTACAACCTCATTGTTCATGTATAAGAAACAGGATCAGGGTTCAATGAGCTCATTAATTAGCATTAGATTCATAAGCTGTTATATCTGATTAATCGCGTTATTCTCTGCATATATGAATGATTTCTAGGCATTTCTAACTAATATGAAGTTGACTTGACATCACAGCTAATGACATTGGCCTTTTGTTATAAAGCTGTATGCAGAGTCTTTGGCACGTTTTCAGGGACAATCTCCTTACATTTATCCACTGTATGGGCTCGGAGAATTACCTCAGGTAACCAACTCTTCTcttgtttttaaattttaaatcatCAATCTAATTACTGAGGTCTGAGGCACACACCCCATCTGCTTTCCTTTACAGGCATTTGCCCGTTTAAGCGCAGTTTATGGTGGAACCTACATGCTCAACAAGCCTGACTGTTCGGTAATCAAGTACTCCGTACAACATTATGTTTTTAAGTGACATCTAATCAGTACTTTTCGTATTATTTAAGGATTCAATTTGGATTACAGGTAGTCTTTGATGATAATGGGAAAGCTATTGGTGTTTCCTCAGAAGGAGAAACTGCTAAGTGCAAGAAAGTTGTCTGTGATCCATCATACCTATCAGATAAGGCAAGCTCTCAAACTTGAAACATCAAATGTGTTAATATAAAGTTTTTCGATAAGTCATTCTGTTTATGGTTGCAACAGGTACATAAGGTGGGGAGAGTTACGCGTGCTATATGTATAATGAGTAACCCGATTCCAGAAACCAAGGATTCACACTCAGTTCAGGTCATCTTGCCACAGAAGCAACTTGGTCGAAAATCAGACATGTATGTATTCTTCTGCTCCTACAGTCACAATGTCGCTGCTAAAGGGAAACACATTGCTTTTGTTACAACTGAAGCGGAAACTGACAACCCAGAGGCTGAGTTAAAGGCTGGAATCGATCTTCTTGGACCGGTAGATGAGATATTCTTCGATACTTATGATAGATACGAACCTATAAACCAGTCTGAAGACGATAGCTGCTTCATATCCACTGTAAGTTCTAAACCAGTCTGTATAACAACACAACTAGTACCATTCTTATGAATTAtgatacatacatacatacatacatacatagtTGATACTTCTCTTGTCTTTTGATCATTAATCTGTGGAGTGAATTCCCTGCAGAGTTATGATGCAACCACACACTTCGAGTCCACCGTCAAAGATGTCATCGCTTTGTACAGCAAAATTACTGGAAAGGTGAATGttgtacaaatttca encodes:
- the LOC110799812 gene encoding guanosine nucleotide diphosphate dissociation inhibitor At5g09550-like, with amino-acid sequence MDEEYDVIVLGTGLKECILSGLLSVDGLKVLHMDRNDYYGGASTSLNLNQLWKRFRGEDTPPESLGPSKEYNVDMIPKFMMANEVLVRILIHTDVTKYLSFKAVDGSFVYNKSKVYKVPATDVEALKSPLMGLFEKRRARKFFIYVQDYEDNDPKSHEGLDLNKITARDLISKYGLEDDTIDFIGHALALYLDDSYLDQPAIDFVKRMKLYAESLARFQGQSPYIYPLYGLGELPQAFARLSAVYGGTYMLNKPDCSVVFDDNGKAIGVSSEGETAKCKKVVCDPSYLSDKVHKVGRVTRAICIMSNPIPETKDSHSVQVILPQKQLGRKSDMYVFFCSYSHNVAAKGKHIAFVTTEAETDNPEAELKAGIDLLGPVDEIFFDTYDRYEPINQSEDDSCFISTSYDATTHFESTVKDVIALYSKITGKELDLTVDLNAASAAPEE